From the Temnothorax longispinosus isolate EJ_2023e chromosome 6, Tlon_JGU_v1, whole genome shotgun sequence genome, one window contains:
- the Eif3g1 gene encoding eukaryotic translation initiation factor 3 subunit G isoform X1: protein MTDKSLTEMPVAQNEVKSSWADEVEEEGGALPAPSEVYENGFKILTEYKYNQDNKKVKVVRYYKIERRIVSKTIAARKNWAKFGDSVDDRPGPNPATTVIGEDVFMQFISSKEEENKVEEDSLDKLKSMGDKGVVKCRNCNGDHWTSKCPYKDTVLAGGKVPDDKKPLVNAGVPGAIAELKPQGGKYVPPGMRDGGNKRGDSMQMQRRDDTTAIRISNLSQSTTDADLDELVKPFGSVVKQFLAKEKLSNLCKGFAYVHFKHRADAARAIATLDGYGYDHLILSVEWSKPQVQNN from the exons atgacTGACAAATCTTTAACGG AGATGCCAGTTGCGCAAAATGAAGTCAAGTCCAGCTGGGCTGATGAAGTTGAAGAGGAGGGAGGAGCGTTGCCCGCGCCGTCGGAAGTCTACGAGAATGGTTTCAAAATTCTCACCGAATACAAGTACAATCAAGACAACAAGAAGGTCAAGGTTGTACgctattataaaatagagCGGCGTATAGTGTCGAAAACGATTGCGGCGCGTAAGAATTGGGCAAAGTTCGGCGATTCTGTTGACGACAGGCCGGGACCCAATCCAGCTACCACTGTCATCGGTGAAGATGTCTTCATGCAATTCATATCCAGCAAAGAGGAGGAGAACAAGGTCGAGGAGGACTCCCTGGATAAATTGAAAAGCATGGGCGACAAGGGAGTGGTCAAGTGCCGTAACTGCAACGGCGATCACTGGACGTCCAAGTGTCCGTACAAAGATACTGTTCTCGCTGGTG GAAAAGTACCAGACGACAAGAAGCCTCTCGTTAATGCGGGAGTACCCGGTGCAATAGCTGAACTTAAACCACAGGGCGGCAAGTACGTGCCGCCTGGTATGCGCGACGGCGGCAACAAACGCGGCGACTCGATGCAGATGCAGAGACGCGACGACACGACCGCCATACGTATTTCCAATCTCTCGCAGAGCACCACGGATGCGGATCTGGACGAGCTTGTGAAGCCGTTCGGTTCCGTAGTGAAGCAGTTCCTCGCCAAAGAGAAGCTCTCCAATCTCTGCAAGGGTTTCGCATATGTACACTTCAAGCACAGGGCCGATGCCGCGAGAGCGATCGCCACTCTGGATGGTTACGGTTACGATCATCTCATCCTGAGCGTCGAGTGGTCGAAACCACAAGTTCAAAATAATTGA
- the Eif3g1 gene encoding eukaryotic translation initiation factor 3 subunit G isoform X2, which translates to MPVAQNEVKSSWADEVEEEGGALPAPSEVYENGFKILTEYKYNQDNKKVKVVRYYKIERRIVSKTIAARKNWAKFGDSVDDRPGPNPATTVIGEDVFMQFISSKEEENKVEEDSLDKLKSMGDKGVVKCRNCNGDHWTSKCPYKDTVLAGGKVPDDKKPLVNAGVPGAIAELKPQGGKYVPPGMRDGGNKRGDSMQMQRRDDTTAIRISNLSQSTTDADLDELVKPFGSVVKQFLAKEKLSNLCKGFAYVHFKHRADAARAIATLDGYGYDHLILSVEWSKPQVQNN; encoded by the exons ATGCCAGTTGCGCAAAATGAAGTCAAGTCCAGCTGGGCTGATGAAGTTGAAGAGGAGGGAGGAGCGTTGCCCGCGCCGTCGGAAGTCTACGAGAATGGTTTCAAAATTCTCACCGAATACAAGTACAATCAAGACAACAAGAAGGTCAAGGTTGTACgctattataaaatagagCGGCGTATAGTGTCGAAAACGATTGCGGCGCGTAAGAATTGGGCAAAGTTCGGCGATTCTGTTGACGACAGGCCGGGACCCAATCCAGCTACCACTGTCATCGGTGAAGATGTCTTCATGCAATTCATATCCAGCAAAGAGGAGGAGAACAAGGTCGAGGAGGACTCCCTGGATAAATTGAAAAGCATGGGCGACAAGGGAGTGGTCAAGTGCCGTAACTGCAACGGCGATCACTGGACGTCCAAGTGTCCGTACAAAGATACTGTTCTCGCTGGTG GAAAAGTACCAGACGACAAGAAGCCTCTCGTTAATGCGGGAGTACCCGGTGCAATAGCTGAACTTAAACCACAGGGCGGCAAGTACGTGCCGCCTGGTATGCGCGACGGCGGCAACAAACGCGGCGACTCGATGCAGATGCAGAGACGCGACGACACGACCGCCATACGTATTTCCAATCTCTCGCAGAGCACCACGGATGCGGATCTGGACGAGCTTGTGAAGCCGTTCGGTTCCGTAGTGAAGCAGTTCCTCGCCAAAGAGAAGCTCTCCAATCTCTGCAAGGGTTTCGCATATGTACACTTCAAGCACAGGGCCGATGCCGCGAGAGCGATCGCCACTCTGGATGGTTACGGTTACGATCATCTCATCCTGAGCGTCGAGTGGTCGAAACCACAAGTTCAAAATAATTGA
- the Scaf6 gene encoding calcium homeostasis endoplasmic reticulum protein isoform X1, whose product MDQAPADTELRNIIDKLAQFVARNGPEFEQMTKNKQKDNPKFGFLFGGEHFNYYQYKVTTEQAILKQKGINPMQNADPRLNVSQQQQTAASAVSQPLNNVNLASGLSTQNNGINPVVGIGPQVGSQGGPVLPGQIGGPGNAGPPIGPVSGAIGGVNPPIAGVAQAVNIAGPPAWLQNELANLQSQQTTLQEQVRQSEQNLAAQHAALMAQQQGRVEDAVRQAQEQALQNSAQNTNTDLAAFDAVLQPIIDSCTKDSISAGKAWILQNSLTSQSNQVVADHLLKRVIQGTTFSHKLHIIYLVNDVLHHCARKKSMDLRKAMESVVVPMFCNTSLAASDEQLNKLNKLLSLWESKNNYFDEGIIDKLKQPSASWSEYQANLVAQHATAITPITASTKQTFDNYQAQHQAFVTHALRQIQNIEQQKMAIDQQLKAPPPPPPPPQLSQQSMPIPPSHSGPPSTMGTDVNFSQPPPGWNVPPSNEPPPFSNVPLPDFSKPPPGFGPPPVIHEPSVEDLMPSMPYFELPAGLMVPLIKLEDGEYKPLDPDAIRLPPPAPPSDRLVAAVEAFYAPPNHDSPRDSDGWEKLGLYEYYKAKNGARKRKEEDIMAGIRQRSKSPSPILRPRSKSPSPPKKRYRSKSRSRSRSRSRGRSRSRSPATNHRRNSRNSNHVNRSRRRRNSNKDRSPDRRLDRQDRSPTPPSFLGSTYSKAPQEISLDESNKGHQLLKKMGWSGAGLGANEQGIEAPISGGEIRDKNDQYKGVGINLNDPYETFRKNKGQAFITRMKARAEERAEERGDRD is encoded by the exons ATGGACCAGGCACCCGCAG ACACAGAATTGCGGAACATCATAGACAAACTGGCGCAGTTTGTCGCACGGAATGGGCCAGAATTCGAACAGATGACGAAAAACAAGCAGAAGGACAACCCGAAGTTCGGTTTCCTGTTTGGGGGGGAGCACTTCAACTACTATCAGTACAAAGTGACTACAGAGCAAGCCA TTTTAAAGCAAAAAGGAATAAATCCAATGCAAAATGCAGACCCACGTTTAAACGTTTCGCAGCAGCAGCAAACAGCCGCAAGCGCCGTCTCGCAGCCACTGAATAACGTCAATCTTGCGTCCGGTCTGAGTACGCAAAACAATGGAATAAATCCGGTGGTCGGGATCGGGCCCCAGGTCGGGAGCCAAGGCGGTCCCGTTTTGCCTGGACAGATCGGAGGGCCGGGAAATGCAGGACCGCCGATTGGACCGGTTTCCGGCGCCATAGGAGGTGTGAATCCGCCGATCGCCGGAGTCGCGCAAGCGGTTAACATCGCGGGGCCGCCCGCGTGGCTGCAGAATGAGTTGGCGAATCTACAGTCGCAGCAGACGACGTTGCAGGAACAAGTGAGACAATCAGAACAGAACCTGGCTGCGCAGCATGCTGCGTTGATGGCACAACAGCAGGGAAGAGTAGAGGATGCTGTGAGGCAGGCACAGGAACAGGCTTTACAGAACAGTGCGCAAAACACAAACACAGACTTGGCTGCATTTGACGCGGTCCTACAACCGATCATCGATAGCTGCACAAAGGATAGCATAAGCGCAGGAAAGGCCTGGATACTTCAAAATTCGCTTACATCGCAGAGCAATCAAGTTGTCGCGGATCATTTACTGAAGAG agtAATTCAGGGGACAACCTTCAGCCATAAGTTGCACATTATTTATCTGGTGAATGACGTTTTACATCACTG TGCAAGAAAAAAGTCTATGGATCTCCGCAAAGCAATGGAAAGTGTTGTTGTTCCCATGTTCTGTAACACTTCACTAGCGGCATCCGACGAACAGCTTAATAAGCTAAATAAGCTGTTAAGTTTGTGGGAatcaaagaataattattttgacgaAGGCATCATAGATAAGTTGAAACAACCGAGCGCATCCTGGTCAGAGTATCAAGCTAATTTAGTGGCGCAGCACGCCACCGCGATTACTCCTATTACAGCGTCGACGAAACAGACATTCGATAATTATCAAGCGCAACACCAAGCTTTTGTCACTCACGCACTGAGACAGATCCAGAATATTGAACAACAAAAGATGGCGATAGATCAGCAATTGAAAGCtccaccgccgccaccaccaccgcctCAATTG AGTCAGCAAAGTATGCCAATACCGCCTAGTCATTCTGGTCCTCCAAGCACAATGGGTACAGATGTGAATTTCAGTCAACCACCACCAGGATGGAATGTCCCTCCCTCAAACGAACCTCCGCCGTTTAGCAATGTCCCTTTACCAGACTTCTCAAAGCCACCACCGGGTTTTGGACCGCCGCCTGTCATCCATGAACCTTCAGTGGAGGATTTGATGCCTAGCATGCCTTATTTTGAGCTTCCAGCTGGTTTGATGGTACCTCTAATAAAGTTAGAAGATGGTGAATACAAGCCATTGGATCCAGACGCGATAAGACTTCCACCACCAGCCCCACCGAGTGATCGTTTAGTTGCAGCTGTCGAAGCATTTTATGCACCACCAAATCATGATTCTCCTAGAGATAG TGATGGTTGGGAGAAATTAGGATTGTATGAGTACTACAAAGCGAAAAATGGCGCCCGCAAGCGTAAAGAAGAGGATATAATGGCTGGTATTAGGCAGAGGTCTAAATCTCCATCGCCGATTTTACGGCCGAGATCTAAAAGTCCTAGTCCGCCAAAGAAACGCTACCGGAGCAAATCGCGCAGCAGATcacgatcgcgatcgcgaggCAGAAGTAGATCGAGATCGCCCGCAACTAATCACAGACGCAATAGTCGCAACAGCAATCACGTTAATAGGAGCCGAAGGAGAAGGAATAGTAATAAAGATCGCAGTCCCGATAGAAGATTGGATAGACAGGATAGAAGTCCAACTCCTCCTAGTTTTCT TGGCTCCACTTACAGTAAAGCTCCACAAGAGATTAGTCTGGACGAGAGTAATAAAGGGCATCAATTACTCAAGAAAATGGGCTGGAGTGGTGCTGGTCTCGGTGCGAACGAGCAGGGCATCGAGGCGCCCATTTCTGGAGGCGAGATTCGTGATAAGAACGATCAATACAAAGGAGTCGGTATCAATCTGAACGATCCGTACGAGACCTTCCGAAAGAACAAAGGTCAAGCGTTCATCACGAGGATGAAAGCTAGGGCGGAAGAACGAGCTGAGGAAAGAGGGGATCGCGACTGA
- the Scaf6 gene encoding calcium homeostasis endoplasmic reticulum protein isoform X2, giving the protein MTKNKQKDNPKFGFLFGGEHFNYYQYKVTTEQAILKQKGINPMQNADPRLNVSQQQQTAASAVSQPLNNVNLASGLSTQNNGINPVVGIGPQVGSQGGPVLPGQIGGPGNAGPPIGPVSGAIGGVNPPIAGVAQAVNIAGPPAWLQNELANLQSQQTTLQEQVRQSEQNLAAQHAALMAQQQGRVEDAVRQAQEQALQNSAQNTNTDLAAFDAVLQPIIDSCTKDSISAGKAWILQNSLTSQSNQVVADHLLKRVIQGTTFSHKLHIIYLVNDVLHHCARKKSMDLRKAMESVVVPMFCNTSLAASDEQLNKLNKLLSLWESKNNYFDEGIIDKLKQPSASWSEYQANLVAQHATAITPITASTKQTFDNYQAQHQAFVTHALRQIQNIEQQKMAIDQQLKAPPPPPPPPQLSQQSMPIPPSHSGPPSTMGTDVNFSQPPPGWNVPPSNEPPPFSNVPLPDFSKPPPGFGPPPVIHEPSVEDLMPSMPYFELPAGLMVPLIKLEDGEYKPLDPDAIRLPPPAPPSDRLVAAVEAFYAPPNHDSPRDSDGWEKLGLYEYYKAKNGARKRKEEDIMAGIRQRSKSPSPILRPRSKSPSPPKKRYRSKSRSRSRSRSRGRSRSRSPATNHRRNSRNSNHVNRSRRRRNSNKDRSPDRRLDRQDRSPTPPSFLGSTYSKAPQEISLDESNKGHQLLKKMGWSGAGLGANEQGIEAPISGGEIRDKNDQYKGVGINLNDPYETFRKNKGQAFITRMKARAEERAEERGDRD; this is encoded by the exons ATGACGAAAAACAAGCAGAAGGACAACCCGAAGTTCGGTTTCCTGTTTGGGGGGGAGCACTTCAACTACTATCAGTACAAAGTGACTACAGAGCAAGCCA TTTTAAAGCAAAAAGGAATAAATCCAATGCAAAATGCAGACCCACGTTTAAACGTTTCGCAGCAGCAGCAAACAGCCGCAAGCGCCGTCTCGCAGCCACTGAATAACGTCAATCTTGCGTCCGGTCTGAGTACGCAAAACAATGGAATAAATCCGGTGGTCGGGATCGGGCCCCAGGTCGGGAGCCAAGGCGGTCCCGTTTTGCCTGGACAGATCGGAGGGCCGGGAAATGCAGGACCGCCGATTGGACCGGTTTCCGGCGCCATAGGAGGTGTGAATCCGCCGATCGCCGGAGTCGCGCAAGCGGTTAACATCGCGGGGCCGCCCGCGTGGCTGCAGAATGAGTTGGCGAATCTACAGTCGCAGCAGACGACGTTGCAGGAACAAGTGAGACAATCAGAACAGAACCTGGCTGCGCAGCATGCTGCGTTGATGGCACAACAGCAGGGAAGAGTAGAGGATGCTGTGAGGCAGGCACAGGAACAGGCTTTACAGAACAGTGCGCAAAACACAAACACAGACTTGGCTGCATTTGACGCGGTCCTACAACCGATCATCGATAGCTGCACAAAGGATAGCATAAGCGCAGGAAAGGCCTGGATACTTCAAAATTCGCTTACATCGCAGAGCAATCAAGTTGTCGCGGATCATTTACTGAAGAG agtAATTCAGGGGACAACCTTCAGCCATAAGTTGCACATTATTTATCTGGTGAATGACGTTTTACATCACTG TGCAAGAAAAAAGTCTATGGATCTCCGCAAAGCAATGGAAAGTGTTGTTGTTCCCATGTTCTGTAACACTTCACTAGCGGCATCCGACGAACAGCTTAATAAGCTAAATAAGCTGTTAAGTTTGTGGGAatcaaagaataattattttgacgaAGGCATCATAGATAAGTTGAAACAACCGAGCGCATCCTGGTCAGAGTATCAAGCTAATTTAGTGGCGCAGCACGCCACCGCGATTACTCCTATTACAGCGTCGACGAAACAGACATTCGATAATTATCAAGCGCAACACCAAGCTTTTGTCACTCACGCACTGAGACAGATCCAGAATATTGAACAACAAAAGATGGCGATAGATCAGCAATTGAAAGCtccaccgccgccaccaccaccgcctCAATTG AGTCAGCAAAGTATGCCAATACCGCCTAGTCATTCTGGTCCTCCAAGCACAATGGGTACAGATGTGAATTTCAGTCAACCACCACCAGGATGGAATGTCCCTCCCTCAAACGAACCTCCGCCGTTTAGCAATGTCCCTTTACCAGACTTCTCAAAGCCACCACCGGGTTTTGGACCGCCGCCTGTCATCCATGAACCTTCAGTGGAGGATTTGATGCCTAGCATGCCTTATTTTGAGCTTCCAGCTGGTTTGATGGTACCTCTAATAAAGTTAGAAGATGGTGAATACAAGCCATTGGATCCAGACGCGATAAGACTTCCACCACCAGCCCCACCGAGTGATCGTTTAGTTGCAGCTGTCGAAGCATTTTATGCACCACCAAATCATGATTCTCCTAGAGATAG TGATGGTTGGGAGAAATTAGGATTGTATGAGTACTACAAAGCGAAAAATGGCGCCCGCAAGCGTAAAGAAGAGGATATAATGGCTGGTATTAGGCAGAGGTCTAAATCTCCATCGCCGATTTTACGGCCGAGATCTAAAAGTCCTAGTCCGCCAAAGAAACGCTACCGGAGCAAATCGCGCAGCAGATcacgatcgcgatcgcgaggCAGAAGTAGATCGAGATCGCCCGCAACTAATCACAGACGCAATAGTCGCAACAGCAATCACGTTAATAGGAGCCGAAGGAGAAGGAATAGTAATAAAGATCGCAGTCCCGATAGAAGATTGGATAGACAGGATAGAAGTCCAACTCCTCCTAGTTTTCT TGGCTCCACTTACAGTAAAGCTCCACAAGAGATTAGTCTGGACGAGAGTAATAAAGGGCATCAATTACTCAAGAAAATGGGCTGGAGTGGTGCTGGTCTCGGTGCGAACGAGCAGGGCATCGAGGCGCCCATTTCTGGAGGCGAGATTCGTGATAAGAACGATCAATACAAAGGAGTCGGTATCAATCTGAACGATCCGTACGAGACCTTCCGAAAGAACAAAGGTCAAGCGTTCATCACGAGGATGAAAGCTAGGGCGGAAGAACGAGCTGAGGAAAGAGGGGATCGCGACTGA